In a genomic window of Oncorhynchus masou masou isolate Uvic2021 chromosome 4, UVic_Omas_1.1, whole genome shotgun sequence:
- the kif16ba gene encoding kinesin-like protein KIF16B isoform X2, which yields MASVRVAVRLRPMNRREKDLTAKNIIEMKGDKTTITNLKIPDGITGDSMRESKKTFTYDFSYDSADSKSNTFISQEKVFKDLGSDVLKAAFQGYNACIFAYGQTGSGKSYTMMGNPGDAGLIPRICEGLFSRIAGMTRWDEASFRTEVSYLEIYNERVRDLLRRKSTQTYNLRVREHPKDGPYVEDLSKHLVQNYHDVEELMEAGNINRTTAATGMNDTSSRSHAIFTINFTQAKFDAEMPCETISKIHLVDLAGSERADATGATGVRLKEGGNINKSLVTLGNVISALADLSQDRVNTNLKKKQVFVPYRDSVLTWLLKDSLGGNSKTIMIATISPADVNYGETLSTLRYANRAKNIINKPTINEDCNVKLIRELRAEIARLKALLVQGNQIALLDSPTALSMEEKLHQNEARVLELTKEWTNKWNETQNILKEETLALRKEGIGVVLDSELPHLIGIDDDLLSTGIILYHLKEGRTNVGRDDASTVQDIVLHGLDLESEHCMFANQTGTVTLVPLNGAQCSVNGVQVTEASPLNQGAVILLGRTNMFRFNHPKEAAKLREKRKSGLLTSFSLSMTDLNKSCENLSTVMLYNPGLFTEKGPIYLRLEFERQQREELEKLEHKRRLIKEMEDRQKCEKAELERLQQEVESQRKESEQVQQRIRRQEETLRCRSQDIESRLRDLLAEKQRFEEERHRETKELELHRRQRRKQQEEREDEKTQDEEAQRHSEAAERAEQAEIFRELERLKREHEEQGVRLEAERRRLEEREMEQLGLVGRLEEQLRERHEAAAALLTREDTRRLEEGRRALAEIRSALLRAKEASGRSDCDGIGEEAGRAAQVRYTDFKAAQVEELGQLEEGLRQQKECLEKEVASERAALAVLVHAHKERQRQLRETQEKGAQDSSELSQEEQRMQQAEQRLLFKEHRLSSLTDSLLPAVAEERQRAEELLKLGSSSGAGSISNISLGLDNTLYQVEKELEEKEERLTSHCASAEQLQQLQETYEFTANVARQEKKVRCKEKEILESREKQQRESLEQAVARLERRHSALRRSVSLDPESVESRHKASVLGPARELDQERVDREIQKLKQKISKTEGSGRSHTGSGDEKTSLSTPPVSPIQSLPPVLPITDDGINAYIEEEVKRRLQKLNLFNGDKNIELSLSSESLQEDKEVNESSSVRLTDAGDDKLQNLVNPRKLKYEKDSMPLLWRSFLCVPERETSTHLEGATTSSEEEGGKDRSELDKIGNPEKETKVLAENDRMPYKEGDKAKWGQVEVKGKVDQADFEKSSCDFKTKDCGFRSINTIVGEEGNNSQCRPDEEETNFSCYIVDDKMKSLSYYQSRETRTENSLLLSQFDSLEGTKDQVQNTSKTSNDTATVINSEVPILTRSSKGQITFEGYLGLNKIPEESGNGQAQRNLRTSEPDLLTNELGAKQSYVLGYLAGKLSGVYNDAGRYLQSTRDVIRQVRAGETSALTSTFSPYMTIVTKDLPLAQKKQLEPSMKPDSRQNKVHFANLTGNCLFNVPEKGNMSQILDISLWPKGSMTTYKDGEPVIYCQTLVQFPICLSELQSLPLQKMLYRLYCVTPKIAAISHHLLGIYWLSVANCKQPTPQPSCLLLSETDLYAVSAGTGLGNNQPLAVFQHFSLLHIKEIQVSFAGQHLRLLGSTKDTILVIFTHSKELTQELCCTLLKILAPAEVQEGPGAHPLLCGDLSRLSLDWRSHVPDLLLDSGLCVTSHFKRIMADLLYILHGNMEGPNKPSLANIHLLLYTSIKVENYSTSRQVVLCQFFLTDHHIGLVQEDAVFHPEPRGSTLVPIQPQFQGVELRRRSDIRCVLVRHSDRCMVLDIVFSVTHKGQIETKRKTRKGIVPLPSDCRPPADSWKLTFSSTSDAAILINHLST from the exons ATGGCATCGGTGCGGGTGGCTGTCCGGCTCAGGCCTATGAACAGACG GGAGAAGGACTTGACTGCCAAAAACATAATTGAAATGAAAGGGGACAAGACCACCATTACAAACTTGAAG ATACCAGATGGCATTACCGGGGATTCGATGAGGGAGAGTAAAAAGACCTTCACCTATGACTTCTCCTATGACTCCGCTGACAGTAAAAGCAACACCTTTATCTCTCAGGAAAag GTGTTCAAAGACTTGGGCTCAGACGTTCTCAAGGCTGCATTCCAAGGCTACAATGCCTGCATCTTTGCCTATGGGCAGACCGGCTCGGGGAAGTCCTACACCATGATGGGAAATCCA GGAGATGCTGGTCTCATTCCACGGATATGTGAGGGTCTGTTCAGTCGGATTGCTGGGATGACTCGTTGGGATGAGGCCTCCTTCCGCACCGAGGTCAG CTACCTGGAGATCTACAATGAACGTGTCAGGGACCTGCTCAGGAGGAAGTCCACCCAAACCTACAACCTGAGGGTGAGGGAGCACCCAAAAGATGGACCCTACGTGGAAG ACCTGTCCAAACACCTGGTGCAGAACTACCACGACGTGGAGGAGCTGATGGAGGCGGGCAACATCAACCGTACCACGGCCGCCACGGGCATGAACGACACCAGCAGCCGCTCGCACGCCATCTTCACCATCAACTTCACCCAG GCTAAGTTTGATGCGGAGATGCCCTGCGAGACGATCAGTAAAATCCACCTGGTGGACTTGGCGGGCAGCGAGAGAGCGGACGCCACCGGTGCCACTGGAGTCCGGCTCAAGGAGGGCGGCAACATCAACAAGTCACTGGTCACCCTGGGCAATGTCATCTCCGCTTTAG CGGACCTGAGCCAGGACAGAGTGAACACCAACCTGAAGAAGAAGCAGGTGTTTGTGCCTTACAGAGACTCTGTGCTAACGTGGCTCCTCAAGGACAGCCTGGGAGGCAACTCCAAGACCATCATGATCGCTA CCATTTCACCTGCTGACGTCAACTACGGCGAGACGCTGAGCACTCTGCGCTACGCCAACCGTGCCAAGAACATCATCAACAAGCCCACGATCAACGAGGACTGCAACGTCAAGCTCATCCGAGAGCTCAGGGCCGAAATTGCCCGACTGAAGGCCCTTCTGGTCCAGGGAAACCAG ATTGCACTTCTTGACTCACCCACCGCTCTGAGCATGGAGGAGAAACTACACCAGAACGAAGCCCGA GTGTTGGAGCTAACCAAGGAGTGGACTAACAAGTGGAATGAAACTCAGAACATTCTCAAG GAAGAAACCCTTGCCCTGAGGAAAGAGGGAATCGGTGTTGTCCTCGATTCGGAGTTGCCTCATCTAATTGGTATCGACGACGACCTCCTAAGTACTGGCATCATCCTCTACCATCTAAAG GAGGGCAGGACGAATGTTGGTCGAGACGATGCGTCGACTGTTCAGGACATTG ttctcCATGGGCTGGACCTAGAGAGTGAACACTGCATGTTTGCGAACCAGACCGGCACCGTCACACTGGTTCCACTCAATGGGGCCCAGTGCTCCGTGAATGGAGTGCAAGTGACAGAAGCCTCCCCACTAAACCAAG GTGCTGTTATCCTTCTGGGGAGAACCAACATGTTCCGTTTCAACCACCCTAAAGAGGCAGCTAAACTAAGGGAAAAGAGGAAG AGTGGACTGCTCACTTCCTTTAGTCTGTCCATGACCGATCTCAACAAATCATGTGAGAACCTCTCCACAGTAATGCTCTACAACCCAGG TCTCTTCACTGAAAAGGGGCCTATCTATCTCAG GTTGGAATTTGAGAGACAGCAACGGGAAGAGCTGGAGAAGCTGGAACACAAAAG GAGGCTTATTAAGGAGATGGAAGACAGGCAGAAGTGTGAGAAGGCGGAGCTGGAGCGCCTGCAACAGGAGGTGGAGTCCCAGCGCAAGGAGTCGGAGCAGGTGCAGCAGCGCATCCGCCGCCAGGAGGAGACCCTCCGCTGCCGCAGCCAGGACATCGAGAGCCGCCTGCGCGACCTCCTGGCTGAGAAGCAGCGCTTTGAGGAGGAGCGCCACCGTGAGACCAAGGAGCTGGAGCTACACAGGCGCCAGCGGCGAAAGCAGCAGGAGGAGCGCGAGGATGAGAAGACGCAGGACGAGGAGGCGCAACGCCATAGCGAGGCGGCAGAGCGTGCCGAGCAGGCGGAGATCTTCCGCGAGCTGGAGCGGCTGAAGCGGGAGCATGAGGAGCAGGGGGTGCGGCTGGAGGCAGAGAGGCGGAGGCTGGAGGAGCGCGAGATGGAGCAGCTAGGCCTGGTGGGGCGCCTAGAAGAGCAGCTGAGGGAGCGCCACGAAGCGGCAGCTGCCCTGCTGACCCGCGAGGACACCCGGCGCCTGGAAGAGGGGCGACGTGCCTTGGCCGAGATCCGCTCCGCCCTGCTCCGCGCCAAGGAGGCCAGCGGGCGCTCCGACTGCGACGGAATAGGCGAGGAGGCCGGGCGCGCCGCCCAGGTCCGTTACACGGACTTCAAGGCAGCGCAGGTGGAGGAGCTGGGTCAGTTGGAGGAGGGTCTCCGGCAGCAGAAGGAGTGCCTGGAGAAGGAGGTGGCGTCAGAGCGCGCAGCCCTGGCCGTCCTGGTCCACGCCCACAAGGAGCGGCAGCGACAGCTGCGAGAGACCCAGGAGAAGGGGGCACAGGACTCCTCAGAACTCTCCCAGGAGGAGCAGCGGATGCAACAGGCCGAGCAGCGCCTCCTCTTCAAAGAGCACCGGCTAAGCAGCCTAACCGACAGCCTCCTGCCAGcggtggctgaggaaaggcagaGGGCGGAGGAGCTGCTGAAACTCGGAAGCTCCTCTGGCGCTGGCAGCATTTCGAACATCTCCCTGGGACTAGACAACACCCTGTACCAGGTGGAAAAGGAACTTGAGGAGAAGGAGGAGCGCCTTACCTCACACTGCGCCAGCGCCGAGCAGCTTCAGCAGCTGCAGGAGACGTACGAGTTCACGGCCAATGTGGCGCGCCAGGAGAAGAAAGTGCGGTGCAAGGAAAAGGAGATCCTGGAGTCACGGGAGAAGCAGCAGCGTGAGTCCCTGGAGCAGGCAGTGGCGCGCCTGGAGAGAAGGCACTCGGCGCTGAGGCGCAGTGTCTCACTGGACCCAGAGAGTGTGGAATCCAGGCACAAGGCCTCCGTTCTGGGGCCCGCGCGGGAACTCGACCAAGAGAG GGTGGACCGGGAGATCCAGAAGCTGAAACAGAAGATCAGTAAAACTGAGGGAAGTGGAAGGAGTCACACTGGGAGCGGCGATGAAAAGACGAGTCTcagcaccccccctgtcagcccaATCCAGAGCCTACCCCCAGTGCTGCCGATCACAGATGAcgg GATAAATGCATACATTGAGGAGGAGGTTAAGAGAAGGTTACAGAAGCTGAACCTCTTCAATGGTGACAAAAACATTGAGCTCTCGCTTTCATCTGAATCTCTGCAG GAGGACAAAGAAGTTAATGAATCTAGCTCCGTTAGATTAACAGATGCG ggtgatGACAAGCTGCAAAACCTTGTCAACCCTAGGAAATTGAAATATGAG aaagactccatgCCCTTGCTGTGGCGTAGCTTCCTGTGTGTCCCAGAACGTGAGACGAGCACTCACCTGGAAGGGGCTACAACAAGTTCAGAAGAAGAAGGCGGCAAAGACCGCTCTGAATTAGATAAAATTGGCAATCCAGAAAAGGAAACCAAAGTCTTGGCAGAAAATGATAGAATGCCTTATAAAGAGGGTGACAAAGCAAAATGGGGGCAGGTGGAAGTGAAAGGGAAGGTTGACCAAGCTGACTTTGAGAAGAGTAGCTGTGATTTTAAAACCAAGGACTGTGGATTTAGGTCTATAAACACCATAGTCGGTGAGGAAGGAAATAACAGCCAATGTAGGCCAGATGAGGAAGAAACCAATTTTAGTTGCTACATTGTTGATGACAAGATGAAAAGTCTATCTTATTATCAGTCCAGAGAAACCAGAACAGAAAACTCACTGTTGCTCTCACAGTTTGACTCTTTGGAAGGAACTAAGGACCAAGTTCAGAACACAAGCAAGACAAGTAACGACACTGCAACCGTGATAAATTCTGAAGTCCCCATACTGACACGAAGTTCAAAGGGACAAATCACCTTCGAGGGCTACTTGGGTCTCAACAAGATCCCTGAAGAGTCTGGAAATGGGCAGGCGCAAAGGAATCTGAGAACTTCAGAACCGGATCTATTAACCAACGAACTGGGAGCCAAACAGAGTTACGTCCTTGGATACTTGGCAGGCAAGCTGTCTGGAGTTTACAATGACGCTGGACGATATCTGCAGAGTACACGGGATGTCATTCGGCAGGTTCGAGCAGGAGAGACTTCAGCGTTGACTAGTACATTCTCTCCGTACATGACCATAGTTACAAAAGATCTTCCACTTGCTCAGAAAAAGCAGCTTGAACCTTCAATGAAACCTGACTCAAGGCAGAATAAAGTTCATTTTGCCAATTTGACAGGCAATTGCCTTTTCAATGTACCAGAGAAAGGTAATATGTCTCAAATTCTGGACATTTCATTATGGCCTAAAGGCTCTATGACTACATACAAAGACGGGGAGCCTGTAATTTATTGTCAGACGCTCGTGCAGTTTCCCATATGCCTTTCTGAATTACAGTCTCTTCCGCTTCAGAAGATGCTCTATCGTTTGTACTGTGTTACACCCAAAATCGCTGCCATTTCCCACCACCTTTTGGGTATCTACTGGTTAAGTGTTGCCAATTGCAAACAGCCTACACCACAACCAAGTTGCTTACTGTTGTCTGAAACTGACCTCTATGCAGTCTCTGCTGGTACTGGTTTAGGTAACAACCAACCTTTGGCAGTTTTTCAGCACTTCAGTCTCTTGCACATCAAAGAGATCCAAGTGAGCTTTGCCGGGCAGCATTTACGACTCCTGGGCTCCACTAAAGACACCATCTTGGTCATCTTCACCCACAGCAAAGAGCTTACCCAGGAGCTATGCTGTACCCTGCTGAAGATCCTTGCCCCGGCAGAGGTTCAGGAAGGCCCAGGAGCCCACCCCTTGCTTTGTGGAGACCTCTCGCGCCTCTCTCTGGACTGGAGGTCCCACGTTCCAGACCTTCTGCTGGATAGTGGCCTCTGTGTTACCTCACACTTTAAGAGGATCATGGCTGATCTGCTCTACATCCTGCACGGCAACATGGAAGGACCCAACAAGCCCTCCTTGGCTAACATACACCTTCTTCTCTACACTTCCATCAAGGTGGAAAACTATTCCACCTCGCGCCAAGTTGTCCTTTGCCAGTTCTTTCTCACCGACCATCACATAGGCCTGGTGCAAGAGGATGCTGTGTTCCACCCGGAACCTCGAGGCTCAACTCTGGTTCCCATCCAGCCCCAGTTTCAGGGAGTAGAACTGCGCAGACGCTCAGACATCCGATGTGTGCTTGTGAGACACAGCGATAGATGTATGGTGCTTGACATCGTATTCTCCGTGACTCACAAAGGGCAGATTGAGACCAAAAGAAAAACCAGGAAAGGCATTGTCCCTCTACCTTCTGATTGCAGGCCCCCAGCTGATTCCTGGAAATTAACTTTCAGCTCTACCTCGGATGCAGCAATCCTAATCAATCACCTGTCAACCTGA